The Effusibacillus lacus DNA segment ACTCTCTTGAGGTTTCTTTTTTAGTATGAAAATTCTTATAATGTAGAAGCAGTGAAGAATAAATTTTAATTTTTGTACCTATTAAGGCTGGTGTTTGAATAGATTTTACATTTTTCAATGAGGAACTATTGATTTTGGGGGAGGAATGAAGTTATGCCGATCATCACAATTCGACTTGCCAAGGGCAGGTCAGTTGAGCAAAAGAGGGACCTGGCCAGGGCCATCACGAATACGGTCGTGGAGAAACTTGATGTGAATCCGGAATGGGTTACAGTGTTATTTGACGAGTTTGACCGGGAAAACTGGGCCACTGCAGGTGAACTCCACAGTGACAAGTATGGAAAAGGGTTTGGCAAAATTGGGAGTCAGGAGTATCCCAAATGAACATTAAAGACATCCCCAGGCGGTATGGAGCCTTTTTATCCCTTCCTCAATTTCAGCCTCGTCCAGATTTCCATACCCCAGAATGAGCTTGTTGGCATGGACCCCTTTTTGAATGGAATGATGCTCGGCCGGATATACCCGGATT contains these protein-coding regions:
- a CDS encoding tautomerase family protein, with protein sequence MPIITIRLAKGRSVEQKRDLARAITNTVVEKLDVNPEWVTVLFDEFDRENWATAGELHSDKYGKGFGKIGSQEYPK